One Peribacillus simplex NBRC 15720 = DSM 1321 genomic region harbors:
- a CDS encoding ECF transporter S component, translating to MKKGLKLTDILVTIVIAVAFGIVYILWGSIYYSVKPLGLHLDQLIYGMWFIAGPVAFLILRKPGVALLAEIAAASGEFFLGSPWGLTVLLYGVVQGLFAELVFMAFKYKKFNLSVAVLAAIASCLASVIMDFAYGEIGALSLWNLSLFMIARFVGSIFFAGVTAYYLVKVLEATGVTNLVRPVSSKDYAELDQK from the coding sequence ATGAAAAAAGGATTGAAATTAACGGATATATTAGTCACGATCGTGATTGCGGTAGCATTTGGAATCGTTTATATCCTTTGGGGTTCGATTTATTATTCCGTTAAACCATTAGGATTACATCTGGATCAACTTATTTATGGAATGTGGTTTATAGCTGGCCCCGTCGCCTTTTTAATTTTACGGAAACCAGGTGTGGCACTTTTGGCAGAGATAGCTGCAGCTTCCGGAGAATTCTTTCTAGGTTCACCATGGGGGCTGACCGTATTGTTATATGGGGTGGTCCAAGGTTTGTTCGCGGAACTGGTGTTCATGGCGTTCAAATATAAAAAATTCAATTTGTCGGTGGCCGTTTTAGCTGCGATAGCTTCCTGCCTGGCATCAGTCATCATGGATTTTGCTTATGGGGAAATAGGTGCTCTCTCTCTTTGGAATTTATCGTTATTCATGATAGCGAGGTTTGTGGGTTCCATATTCTTTGCAGGTGTGACTGCCTATTATTTAGTTAAAGTACTGGAAGCAACAGGAGTAACTAATCTTGTTCGTCCGGTTTCAAGTAAAGATTATGCAGAACTGGATCAAAAGTAG
- a CDS encoding ABC transporter ATP-binding protein — translation MERIVSVEKLRMKFPGDESLIFKDLSISFDKGEKVLLLGPSGCGKSTLLQVLSGLIPNSFEVPMKAEELKCPSSWGYVFQDPDSQFCMPFADEEIAFVLENLSVPKEEMKEKIQNHIRNVGLNLGHTSIETLSGGMKQRLAIASVLALEPEVLFLDEPTAMLDPEGTKAIWDLLKEVGRDKTVIIVEHKIDHVLEFIERIVLFNGEGQIIADGARDTILSLYKNEMKEHGIWFPGVWDEYIHENAPIREHQFTDGLPLMHVQGFSGFRNKEEKIKVEELKVHSGEWIVIRGENGAGKSTLLHALMQFIKTNGKYELMGTPIKRVKNPTDHMTFVFQNPEFQFVANTVYEEIAYSLRIDKRPQQEIDERVRSLLKVFRLEAHRDKHPFQLSMGQKRRLSVAASIVIEKKIILLDEPTFGQDSKNTFALLEWFEEYRRRGITVIMVTHDDHISKNFATRIWTVKDGNVISDENIEQAGFLETKVLSL, via the coding sequence ATGGAGCGAATCGTTTCTGTTGAGAAGTTAAGAATGAAATTTCCCGGTGATGAATCTTTGATATTCAAGGACCTATCCATATCGTTTGATAAAGGAGAAAAAGTGCTATTGTTGGGACCATCAGGATGTGGTAAGTCCACTCTTTTGCAAGTGTTAAGCGGATTGATTCCGAATTCCTTCGAAGTCCCGATGAAAGCGGAGGAATTGAAATGCCCTTCTTCATGGGGATATGTTTTTCAAGACCCTGATAGTCAGTTTTGCATGCCATTTGCCGATGAGGAAATTGCCTTCGTCCTTGAGAATCTTTCCGTCCCTAAAGAAGAAATGAAAGAGAAGATCCAAAATCATATCCGTAATGTAGGATTGAACCTAGGTCATACAAGTATAGAAACATTATCAGGCGGGATGAAACAGCGTCTAGCAATCGCTTCAGTATTAGCCCTTGAACCAGAAGTACTATTTTTAGATGAACCAACTGCCATGCTTGATCCGGAAGGGACAAAAGCAATCTGGGACTTGTTGAAGGAAGTCGGACGAGACAAAACGGTTATTATCGTCGAGCATAAAATTGACCATGTTTTAGAATTCATTGAACGAATCGTGCTTTTTAACGGTGAAGGTCAAATCATAGCTGATGGTGCAAGAGACACCATTCTTTCACTATATAAAAATGAAATGAAAGAACATGGAATTTGGTTCCCTGGTGTTTGGGATGAATATATACATGAGAATGCACCCATTCGGGAACACCAATTTACAGATGGTTTACCCCTTATGCATGTGCAAGGATTTAGCGGTTTTCGGAATAAAGAGGAAAAAATCAAGGTTGAAGAGCTGAAGGTCCATTCAGGGGAATGGATTGTAATAAGGGGAGAAAATGGCGCGGGGAAGAGTACACTTTTGCATGCACTGATGCAGTTCATAAAAACGAATGGTAAGTATGAATTAATGGGGACCCCCATTAAAAGGGTGAAAAATCCAACGGATCATATGACGTTTGTCTTTCAAAATCCTGAGTTTCAGTTCGTTGCAAATACTGTATATGAAGAGATTGCTTATTCATTGCGAATTGACAAAAGGCCGCAACAAGAAATAGATGAAAGAGTCCGCTCATTGCTTAAAGTGTTCCGCCTGGAGGCACATCGGGATAAACATCCATTTCAATTATCAATGGGTCAAAAGCGTCGCTTAAGCGTAGCCGCCTCAATCGTAATAGAAAAAAAAATCATTCTCCTGGATGAGCCAACCTTTGGCCAAGATTCGAAAAATACCTTTGCATTACTGGAATGGTTTGAGGAATATCGAAGGCGCGGAATAACAGTGATCATGGTAACTCATGACGATCATATTTCAAAAAACTTTGCAACCAGGATCTGGACGGTTAAGGACGGAAACGTAATAAGTGATGAAAACATCGAGCAAGCCGGATTTTTGGAGACCAAAGTTTTATCACTATAA
- a CDS encoding energy-coupling factor transporter transmembrane component T family protein, whose translation MNVSNAETWLHRINPSLKLGVLIVLCIVALFIHDLNYMMNITIGVLLLFLFFTGHSIKRILLLSIPFCFIFISTSSAMILFGQGETLWFEWGLISITEESFMRGLLVGFRALFFAALGLTFSLTTRPVNLFYSLMQQVKLKPKYAYSFMAALRLIPIMMEEFQTIRNAMKVRGFERGKGIRSVYFKMKAYSIPLLSGSIRRAHRIAVAMEAKRFTDTRDRTYYYEFGFSKMDHGFILYFIILLLAGFYLSIQFPLVSI comes from the coding sequence ATGAATGTTTCAAATGCAGAAACATGGCTCCATAGAATTAATCCAAGCCTTAAACTTGGTGTACTGATTGTATTATGCATCGTGGCGTTATTCATTCATGACCTGAATTATATGATGAATATCACTATTGGCGTATTACTTTTATTTTTGTTTTTTACCGGGCATTCGATAAAACGCATCTTACTTTTGTCGATTCCCTTTTGCTTCATTTTTATATCGACCTCTTCCGCAATGATTTTATTCGGGCAAGGTGAGACGCTTTGGTTTGAGTGGGGCCTAATATCGATTACGGAGGAAAGTTTCATGAGGGGATTACTGGTAGGCTTTCGAGCTTTGTTCTTTGCGGCCCTTGGTTTAACTTTTTCCTTAACGACTAGACCAGTGAACTTGTTTTATTCCTTAATGCAGCAAGTAAAGCTTAAACCGAAATATGCCTATAGTTTCATGGCGGCATTAAGGCTGATTCCCATCATGATGGAGGAGTTCCAAACGATACGAAACGCGATGAAGGTACGCGGTTTCGAAAGGGGAAAAGGGATAAGATCGGTATATTTTAAAATGAAAGCCTATTCCATCCCATTGTTATCCGGAAGCATCAGACGTGCTCACCGAATCGCGGTTGCGATGGAGGCAAAGCGATTTACAGACACTCGGGATCGAACATACTATTATGAATTTGGTTTTTCTAAAATGGACCATGGTTTCATTCTGTATTTTATCATCCTGCTGTTGGCCGGCTTTTATCTATCGATTCAATTCCCGTTAGTATCTATTTGA
- a CDS encoding thiamine phosphate synthase, protein MNAHELHIISTGKQPIEKFVEIASNIQEYVDFFYLREKHMSASELYQAVTLLHDKKIPLSKIIINDRVDVAWVHKVFGVQLAFHSLEAGVVKGAFPGMNVGCSIHSMDEAKTAFSKGANYAIYGHVFETDSKIGLPPKGVEELHAITRNVNLPIIAIGGITPFNCQVVLDAGARGIAVMSGVLEAENPIRAVKEYSKSLGKET, encoded by the coding sequence ATGAATGCACATGAATTGCATATTATTTCTACTGGGAAACAGCCAATTGAAAAGTTTGTGGAAATTGCTTCAAACATTCAGGAATATGTTGATTTCTTTTATCTAAGGGAAAAGCATATGAGTGCATCGGAACTCTATCAAGCAGTGACCCTATTACATGATAAAAAGATTCCGCTTTCTAAGATCATCATTAATGACCGGGTGGATGTAGCCTGGGTACACAAAGTATTTGGTGTGCAATTGGCTTTTCATAGTTTAGAAGCGGGAGTCGTAAAAGGAGCTTTTCCAGGGATGAATGTTGGCTGTTCGATCCATTCCATGGATGAAGCGAAAACCGCATTCAGCAAAGGAGCCAATTACGCGATTTATGGACATGTTTTTGAAACGGATTCAAAAATCGGCCTTCCTCCTAAGGGAGTTGAGGAGCTTCATGCAATTACAAGAAATGTCAATCTTCCGATAATTGCGATAGGCGGAATAACACCTTTCAATTGCCAAGTCGTGCTGGATGCGGGGGCACGTGGAATTGCCGTCATGTCAGGTGTGCTTGAAGCTGAAAATCCGATTAGAGCTGTTAAAGAATATTCGAAGTCTTTGGGAAAGGAGACATAA